In Mastacembelus armatus chromosome 22, fMasArm1.2, whole genome shotgun sequence, a genomic segment contains:
- the LOC113131269 gene encoding interferon alpha-inducible protein 27-like protein 2 isoform X2 produces the protein MGPVTTAVVGGAIGVGAVVAAPYAVGVIGFTKAGIAASSIAAKMMSVAAISNGGGIAAGGLVATLQSLGAAGVSGAATAAAGGIGAAAGWLTNIIR, from the exons ATGGGCCCTG TGACAACAGCTGTAGTTGGAGGAG CGATTGGAGTGGGTGCAGTGGTTGCAGCCCCTTATGCTGTGGGGGTCATAGGCTTCACCAAAGCAGGAATAGCAGCGAGCTCCATTGCTGCTAAAATGATGTCAGTCGCTGCAATTTCAAATGGAGGTGGAATAGCAGCAGGAGGTCTGGTGGCTACTCTCCAGTCATTGG GTGCAGCCGGTGTGTCTGGagctgccacagcagcagctggaggcattggagcagcagctggatgGCTGACTAACATCATCAGATAA
- the LOC113131269 gene encoding interferon alpha-inducible protein 27-like protein 2A isoform X1, whose translation MGAPQVTTAVVGGAIGVGAVVAAPYAVGVIGFTKAGIAASSIAAKMMSVAAISNGGGIAAGGLVATLQSLGAAGVSGAATAAAGGIGAAAGWLTNIIR comes from the exons ATGGGAGCGCCACAGG TGACAACAGCTGTAGTTGGAGGAG CGATTGGAGTGGGTGCAGTGGTTGCAGCCCCTTATGCTGTGGGGGTCATAGGCTTCACCAAAGCAGGAATAGCAGCGAGCTCCATTGCTGCTAAAATGATGTCAGTCGCTGCAATTTCAAATGGAGGTGGAATAGCAGCAGGAGGTCTGGTGGCTACTCTCCAGTCATTGG GTGCAGCCGGTGTGTCTGGagctgccacagcagcagctggaggcattggagcagcagctggatgGCTGACTAACATCATCAGATAA